Sequence from the Sciurus carolinensis chromosome 1, mSciCar1.2, whole genome shotgun sequence genome:
ATCCTCTGGGGCTGCCAGGCCTGGCTCTACAGGCCCTGGATACCCTGCCTGACTCCCTAGAGTCACAGCTGCTTGACCCCCAGGCCCTTGACCCTCTGCCTAAGTTGCTGGATGTCCCAGGTCGCCGTCTGGAACCCCAGCAGCCCCTGGGGCACTGCCCGCTGGCTGAGCCCTTGCGCTTGGACTTGTGCTCACCCCATGGTCCCCCTGGGCCCGAGGGCCATCCCAAGTATGCCTTGCGGCGCACCGATAGGCCAAAGATCCTGTGTCGCCGGCGGAAAGCCGGACGGGGGCGTAAGGCAGACGCTGGACCTGAGGGCCGCCTACTCCCCCTTCCTATGCCCACAGGGCTGGCAGCTGCCCTGGTGgagcccccaccaccaccacctccaccacctcccaccctgccaggcccaggcccagtcCCAGTCCCAGAGCTGGAGACAGAATCTTCCCAGACCCCTGTGGCCCCTACCCGCAAAGGCAAGTGCCGGGGTGTGCGGCGGATGGTGGTGAAGATGGCTAAGATCCCTGTGTCGCTGGGGCGACGGAACAAGACCACATACAAAGTGTCATCCTTGAGTAGCAGCCTGAGCGTGGAGGGCAAGGAGCTGGGCCTGCGTGTGTCAGCAGAGCCCACTCCGTTGCTAAAGATGAAGAATAATGGGCGGAATGTGGTGGTGGTCTTCCCACCGGGTGAGATGCCCATTATTCTCAAGCGAAAGCGTGGCCGCCCTCCTAAGAACCTGCTGCTGGGTCCCGGCAAGCCCAAAGAGCCAGCAGTGGTGGCAACTGAGGCAGCCACTGTGGCGGCAGCCACCATGGCCATGCCAGAGGTAAAGAAACGGCGTCGGCGGAAACAGAAGCTGGCCTCTCCCCAGCCGTCCTATGCAGCGGACGCCAATGACAGTAAAGCCGAGTACTCGGACGTCCTGGCCAAACTGGCCTTCCTGAACCGCCAGAGCCAGTGTGCTGGGCGGTGCTCCCCACCCCGCTGCTGGACGCCCAGTGAACCCGAGTCAGTGCACCAggcccctgacacccaaagcaTCTCCCACTTCCTGCATCGTGTGCAGGGCTTCCGGCGGCGTGGGGGCAAAACAGGCGGTTTTGGTGGCCGGGGTGGGGGCCATGCAGCCAAGGCAGCCCGATGCTCCTTCAGTGACTTCTTCGAGGgcattggaaagaaaaagaaggtggtGGCAGTGACAGCTGCTGGGGTAGGGGGTCCTGGCCTCACCGAGTTGGGGCACCCACGTAAACGGGGCCGGGGGGAAGTGGATGCTGTGACTGGGAAGCCCAAGCGGAAGAGGCGGTCCCGGAAGAACGGGACTCTGTTCCCAGAGCAGGTGCCCAGTGGCCCAGGTTTTGGGGAGGCGGGTGCTGAGTGGGCCGGGGACAAGGGTGGTGGCTGGGCCCCTCACCACGGGCACCCAGGTGGGCAAGCTGGTCGAAACTGTGGTTTCCAAGGGACCGAGGCCCGGGCCTTTGCCTCCGCTGGGCTGGAGAGTGGGGCTTCCGGCCGCAGCAGCTACTACAGCACGGGCGCACCCTCGGGCCAGACTGAGCTCAGCCAGGAGCGCCAAAACCTCTTCACCGGCTATTTTCGCTCGCTGCTCGATTCGGATGACTCCTCTGACCTATTGGACTTCGCCCTCTCAGCCTCTCGCCCGGAGTCCCGGAAGGCATCAGGCACCTATGCGGGGCCTCCCACCAGTGCCCTGCCTGCCCAGCGGGGCCTGTCCACCTTCCCCAGTCGGGGAGCCAAGGCCAGCCCGGTGGCGGTGGGTAGCAGTGGGGCTGGGGCGGACCCCTCCTTCCAGCCTGTCCTGCCCACTCGCCAGACTTTCCCCCCAGGACGGGCAGCGAGCTACGGTATCACCCCAGCCACTTCAGACTGCCGGGCAGCTGAGACCTTCCCAAAGCTGGCTCCCCCGCCTTCAGCTGTGGCCCGTTCTCCTACAACCCACCCGCCCACCAACACCTACCCCGCCCAGTACAGTGGCTATGGGGCTGGACAAAGCGTATTTGCCCCAGCTAAGCCCTTTACAGGGCAGGACTGTGCTAACAGCAAGGACTGCAGCTTTGCCTATGGCAGTGGCAATAGCCTTCCTGCTTCGCCCAGCAGCGCCCATAGTGCTGGCTACGCCCCACCACCTACGGGGGGCCCTTGCCTGCCACCAAGCAAGGCCTCCTTCTTCAACAGCTCTGAAGGGACCCCCTTCTCTGGTTCAGCCCCCACACCCCTGCGCTGTGACAGCCGGGCCAGCACTGTCTCACCCGGTGGCTACATGGTGCCCAAGGGCACCACAGCTTCTGCCACCTCCGCAGCCTctgccgcctcctcctcctcttcctcctttcagcCCTCGCCTGAGAACTGTCGGCAGTTTGCGGGGGCTTCTCAGTGGCCTTTCCGGCAGGGCTACGGAGGCCTGGACTGGGCCTCAGAAGCCTTTAGTCAGCTCTACAATCCCAGTTTTGACTGCCACGTCAGCGAGCCCAATGTGATCCTGGACATCTCCAACTACACGCCACAGAAGGTGAAGCAGCAGACGGCCGTATCAGAGACCTTCTCCGAGTCCTCCTCCGACAGCACCCAGTTCAATCAGCCAGTTGGCGGTGGTGGTTTTCGGCGTGCCAACAGTGAGGCCTCAAGTAGTGAGGGCCAGTCGAGCCTGTCCAGTCTGGAGAAACTGATGATGGACTGGAACGAGGCGTCGTCTGCCCCCGGCTACAACTGGAACCAGAGCGTCCTCTTCCAGAGCAGCTCCAAACCTGGCCGTGGACGGCGGAAGAAGGTGGATCTGTTTGAAGCCTCACATCTGGGCTTCTCAACATCTGCCTCGGCCGCTGCCTCAGGCTACCCATCTAAACGGAGCACCGGGCCCCGGCAGCccaggggtggtaggggtggcgGGGCCTGCTCCGCCAAGAAGGAGCGAGGTGGTGCAGCAGCCAAAGCCAAGTTCATCCCCAAGCCACAGCCCGTCAACCCGCTGTTCCAGGACAGCCCAGACCTTGGCTTGGACTACTACAGCGGGGACAGCAGCATGTCACCGCTACCCTCACAGTCGAGGGCCTTCAGTGTGGGAGAACGAGACCCCTGTGACTTCATGGGACCCTATTCCATGAACCCATCCACGCCTTCTGACGGCACTTTTGGCCAAGGCTTTCACTGCGACTCACCCAGCTTGGGTGCTCCTGAGCTTGATGGCAAGCATTTCCCGCCGTTGGCCCACCCACCCACAGTGTTCGATACTGGCCTGCAGAAGGCATATTCACCCACCTGCTCACCCACGCTGGGCTTCAAGGAAGAGCTGCGGCCGCCGCCCACAAAGCTGACTGCCTGCGAGCCCCTCAAGCATGGGCTCCAgggggccagcctgggccatGCAGCTGCGGCCCAGGCCCACCTGAGCTGCCGGGACCTGCCACTAGGCCAGCCTCACTACGATTCCCCCAGTTGCAAGGGCACAGCCTATTGGTACCCACCAGGGTCAGCTGCCCGTAGCCCACCATACGAAGGCAAGGTGGGTACAGGGCTGCTGGCTGACTTCCTGGGCAGGACGGAGGCCGCGTGCCTCAGTGCCCCACACCTGGCTAGCCCACCGGCCACGCCCAAGGCCGACAAGGAGCCACTGGAGATGGCCCGACCACCTGGTCCACCCCGTGGCCCTGCTGCAGCCACTGCTGGCTATGGCTGCCCACTCCTTAGTGACTTGACCCTGTCCCCTGTGCCGAGGGACTCGCTGCTGCCCCTGCAGGACACCGCCTACAGGTATCCAGGCTTTATGCCGCAGGCGCATCCTGGCCTGGGTGGGG
This genomic interval carries:
- the Ahdc1 gene encoding transcription factor Gibbin, translating into MRVKPQGLVVTSSAVCSSPDYLREPKYYPGGPPTPRPLLPTRPPASPPDKAFSTHTFSENPRPPPRRDPSTRRPPVLAKGEDPLSPRAARPVSQARCPTPAGDSSSSCRRWDNGRVNLRPVVQLIDIMKDLTRLSQDLQHSGVHLDCGGLRLSRPPAPPPGDLQYSFFSSPSLANSIRSPEERATPHAKSERPGHPLYEPEPEPRDSPQPGQGHSPGATAAATGLPPEPEPDGPDYSELAEADILSELASLTCPEAQLLEAQALEPPSPEPEPQLLDPQPRFLDPQALEPLGETLELPPLQPLADPLGLPGLALQALDTLPDSLESQLLDPQALDPLPKLLDVPGRRLEPQQPLGHCPLAEPLRLDLCSPHGPPGPEGHPKYALRRTDRPKILCRRRKAGRGRKADAGPEGRLLPLPMPTGLAAALVEPPPPPPPPPPTLPGPGPVPVPELETESSQTPVAPTRKGKCRGVRRMVVKMAKIPVSLGRRNKTTYKVSSLSSSLSVEGKELGLRVSAEPTPLLKMKNNGRNVVVVFPPGEMPIILKRKRGRPPKNLLLGPGKPKEPAVVATEAATVAAATMAMPEVKKRRRRKQKLASPQPSYAADANDSKAEYSDVLAKLAFLNRQSQCAGRCSPPRCWTPSEPESVHQAPDTQSISHFLHRVQGFRRRGGKTGGFGGRGGGHAAKAARCSFSDFFEGIGKKKKVVAVTAAGVGGPGLTELGHPRKRGRGEVDAVTGKPKRKRRSRKNGTLFPEQVPSGPGFGEAGAEWAGDKGGGWAPHHGHPGGQAGRNCGFQGTEARAFASAGLESGASGRSSYYSTGAPSGQTELSQERQNLFTGYFRSLLDSDDSSDLLDFALSASRPESRKASGTYAGPPTSALPAQRGLSTFPSRGAKASPVAVGSSGAGADPSFQPVLPTRQTFPPGRAASYGITPATSDCRAAETFPKLAPPPSAVARSPTTHPPTNTYPAQYSGYGAGQSVFAPAKPFTGQDCANSKDCSFAYGSGNSLPASPSSAHSAGYAPPPTGGPCLPPSKASFFNSSEGTPFSGSAPTPLRCDSRASTVSPGGYMVPKGTTASATSAASAASSSSSSFQPSPENCRQFAGASQWPFRQGYGGLDWASEAFSQLYNPSFDCHVSEPNVILDISNYTPQKVKQQTAVSETFSESSSDSTQFNQPVGGGGFRRANSEASSSEGQSSLSSLEKLMMDWNEASSAPGYNWNQSVLFQSSSKPGRGRRKKVDLFEASHLGFSTSASAAASGYPSKRSTGPRQPRGGRGGGACSAKKERGGAAAKAKFIPKPQPVNPLFQDSPDLGLDYYSGDSSMSPLPSQSRAFSVGERDPCDFMGPYSMNPSTPSDGTFGQGFHCDSPSLGAPELDGKHFPPLAHPPTVFDTGLQKAYSPTCSPTLGFKEELRPPPTKLTACEPLKHGLQGASLGHAAAAQAHLSCRDLPLGQPHYDSPSCKGTAYWYPPGSAARSPPYEGKVGTGLLADFLGRTEAACLSAPHLASPPATPKADKEPLEMARPPGPPRGPAAATAGYGCPLLSDLTLSPVPRDSLLPLQDTAYRYPGFMPQAHPGLGGGPKSGFLGPMAEPHPEDTFTVTSL